The following coding sequences lie in one Fusarium poae strain DAOMC 252244 chromosome 1, whole genome shotgun sequence genomic window:
- a CDS encoding hypothetical protein (TransMembrane:1 (n4-12c17/18o519-537i)~CAZy:GH72~CAZy:CBM43): MKYSAVIVAAAAAAASAKLEPITMKGSKLFYTNGTQFFMKGVAYQQDSAAGGETTSKKSYSDPLADEKACKRDVPLLKELGTNIIRTYAIDPEADHTACMKLLDDAGIYVISDLSEPSVSINRDDPKWDIELYERYIGVVDELAKYDNVVGFFAGNEVSNNVSNTQASAFVKAAVRDTKKHIKSKYDRWLGVGYASNDDVDIREDIADYFNCGKDDERIDYWGYNIYSWCGKSSMKDSGYSTQAEFFKDYSVPVFFAEYGCNEPDGAANRIFDETTALYEEKEMTDVFSGGIVYMYHQEANDYGLVKISKNGDAVKQKDFAQLKKKATAAQPQGVEEDDYKPTGKAATCPSQSKSWKVNALLPPTPDKSLCDCMVKSRSCVPADDLKTKDFNDIFGYICGENKKICTAINANATAGIYGAYSMCDSEAKLAYILDAYYKEQNSNANACDFKGKATTQKAQNQDSCKAKLESADKINEEVATATAAAGAASTGESESEDDDESFGLQAATIARVFSLGDYAVGAYMAVAGVVGAGMVLL, from the exons ATGAAGTACTCTGCCGTTATTGTCGCTGCGGCGGCCGCGGCTGCCAGCGCCAAGCTCGAGCCCATCACCATGAAG GGTTCCAAGCTTTTCTACACCAACGGAACTCAGTTCTTCATGAAGGGTGTCGCTTACCAGCAGGACTCCGCCGCTGGAGGTGAGACCACCTCAAAGAAGTCCTACAGCGACCCTCTCGCCGACGAGAAGGCCTGCAAGCGTGATGTTCCTCTTCTCAAGGAGCTCGGCACCAACATCATCCGAACCTACGCCATTGATCCCGAGGCCGACCACACTGCTTGCATGAAGCTCCTCGACGACGCCGGCATCTACGTCATCTCTGATCTTTCCGAGCCTTCAGTTTCTATCAACCGAGATGACCCCAAGTGGGACATTGAACTGTACGAGCGATACATTGGCGTTGTCGACGAGCTCGCCAAGTATGATAATGTTGTCGGTTTCTTTGCCGGTAACGAGGTCTCCAACAACGTCTCCAACACTCAGGCTTCTGCCTTTGTCAAGGCTGCCGTCCGTGACACCAAGAAGCACATCAAGAGCAAGTACGACCGCTGGTTGGGTGTCGGATACGCCTCCAACGACGATGTCGACATTCGTGAGGATATTGCCGACTACTTCAACTGTGGCAAGGACGATGAGCGCATCGACTACTGGGGTTACAACATTTACTCTTGGTGTGGCAAGAGCAGCATGAAGGACTCTGGATACTCTACCCAGGCCGAGTTCTTCAAGGATTACTCCGTCCCcgtcttcttcgccgagtacGGCTGCAACGAGCCCGATGGTGCTGCCAACCGTATCTTTGACGAGACCACTGCTCTCtacgaggagaaggagatgaCTGATGTTTTCAGCGGCGGTATCGTCTACATGTACCACCAGGAGGCCAACGACTACGGTCTCGTCAAGATCAGCAAGAACGGTGACGCTGTCAAGCAGAAGGATTTCGcccagctcaagaagaaggccaccGCTGCCCAGCCCCAGGGTGTTGAGGAGGACGACTACAAGCCCACTGGAAAAGCCGCCACTTGCCCCTCTCAGTCCAAGTCCTGGAAGGTTAACGCCCTCCTCCCCCCTACCCCCGACAAGTCTCTTTGTGATTGCATGGTCAAGAGCCGAAGCTGTGTTCCCGCCGACGACCTCAAGACTAAGGACTTTAACGATATCTTTGGTTACATCTGCGGCGAGAACAAGAAGATCTGCACTGCCATCAACGCCAACGCCACCGCCGGCATCTACGGTGCCTACAGCATGTGTGACAGCGAGGCCAAGCTCGCCTACATTCTCGACGCCTACTACAAGGAGCAGAACAGCAACGCCAACGCCTGTGACTTTAAGGGCAAGGCCACCACCCAGAAGGCTCAGAACCAGGACTCTTGCAAGGCTAAGCTCGAGTCTGCCGACAAGATCAACGAGGAGGTTGCCACCGCCACCGCTGCTGCTGGCGCTGCTTCCACCGGCGAGTCTGAGAGcgaggacgacgatgagTCCTTTGGTCTCCAGGCCGCTACCATCGCCCGCGTCTTCTCTCTCGGCGACTACGCCGTTGGCGCCTACATGGCCGTCGCCGGTGTTGTCGGTGCTGGTATGGTCCTTCTGTAA
- the ARB1 gene encoding ABC transporter ATP-binding protein arb1 (BUSCO:11423at5125): protein MAPSSSKEKRLAKKAAEGKLKGKKGAKKNEEPELDANGNPIQDDAPATSGEKLDEVKRLADQMDKHGISDRVTTGVLASTQTSKDVKITSTSLVFHGRVLITDSTLELSYGRRYGLLGENGCGKSTFLKAIAAREYPIPEHLDIYLLNEGAPPSDLGALEWVVREAELELERLDHQAEKLLEDEGPESPHMDKLDPSTFATRASLILTGLGFNKKTIHKKTKDMSGGWRMRVALAKALFVKPSVLLLDDPTAHLDLEACVWLEEYLKKWERTLVLVSHSMDFLNGVCSSMIDMRGKQLIYYGGNYDSYSKTRSENETNQMKAYQKQQDEIVHIKKFIASAGTYANLVRQAKSRQKILDKMEADGFIQPVEQDRVFSFRFADVDKLPPPVLSFDNVTFSYSGNPEDDLYRNLDLGFDMDSRTALVGPNGVGKSTLLRLMTGKLSPTGGVVTRHTHLKLGLYSQHSAEQLDLTKSALDFVRDKYSSKSQDYQYWRQQLGKYGLSGDSQTALMGTLSEGQKSRIVFALLAIESPNMLLLDEPTNGLDIPTIDSLADAINAFSGGVIVVSHDFRLLDKIAKQILVCENQTIRTWDGPISEYKNYLRKKMISAGAV, encoded by the exons ATGGCtccctcttcttccaaggaGAAGCGTCTCGCTAAGAAGGCTGCCGAGGGCAAgctcaagggcaagaagggtGCCAAGAAGAACGAAGAGCCCGAGCTCGATGCCAACGGCAACCCCATCCAAGACGATGCCCCCGCGACTTCAGGCGAGAAGCTTGACGAGGTGAAGCGTCTTGCCGACCAGATGGATAAGCACGGTATCTCTGACCGTGTCACCACCGGTGTCCTCGCTTCTACCCAGACCAGCAAGGACGTCAAGATCACAAGTACTTCCCTGGTTTTCCATGGTCGTGTCCTTATCACCGATTCCACCCTCGAGCTCTCGTACGGTCGACGATACGGTCTCCTCGGTGAGAACGGTTGCGGAAAGTCTACTTTCCTCAAGGCTATCGCCGCCCGCGAGTACCCTATCCCCGAGCATCTCGACATCTACCTTCTTAACGAGGGTGCTCCCCCCAGTGACTTGGGTGCCCTTGAGTGGGTTGTCCGAGAGgctgagctggagctggagcgtCTCGACCACCAGGCTGAGAAGCTCCTCGAGGATGAGGGCCCTGAGAGCCCT CACATGGACAAGCTTGATCCCTCAACCTTTGCTACCCGTGCTTCCCTGATCCTGACAGGTCTGGGTTTCAACAAGAAGACCATCCACAAGAAGACCAAGGACATGTCTGGTGGTTGGCGTATGCGAGTCGCCCTTGCCAAGGCCCTCTTCGTCAAGCCCTCTGTTCTGCTTCTCGATGACCCTACTGCCCATTTGGATTTGGAGGCTTGTGTGTGGCTCGAGGAGTACCTCAAGAAGTGGGAGCGAACTCTGGTTCTCGTCTCCCACTCTATGGATTTCCTGAACGGTGTATGCTCCAGCATGATCGATATGCGTGGTAAGCAGCTCATCTACTACGGTGGTAACTACGACTCGTACAGCAAGACGCGATCCGAGAACGAGACCAACCAGATGAAGGCCTACCAGAAGCAACAGGACGAAATTGTTCACATCAAGAAGTTCATTGCTAGCGCTGGTACCTACGCCAACTTGGTGCGACAGGCCAAGTCCCGACAGAAGATTCTTGACAAGATGGAGGCCGATGGTTTTATCCAGCCTGTCGAGCAGGACCGTGTCTTCTCTTTCCGTTTCGCCGATGTTGACAAGCTTCCTCCCCCTGTCCTATCTTTTGACAATGTCACTTTCTCCTACTCTGGTAACCCCGAGGACGACCTGTACCGCAACCTTGACCTCGGTTTTGATATGGACTCCCGAACTGCCCTTGTCGGACCCAACGGTGTCGGCAAGTCCACTCTGCTACGTCTCATGACCGGCAAGCTTTCTCCCACCGGTGGTGTCGTCACCCGACACACCCACTTGAAGCTCGGTCTCTACTCCCAACACAGTGCTGAGCAGCTTGATCTGACAAAGTCGGCTCTTGACTTCGTCCGTGACAAGTACAGCTCCAAGTCTCAGGACTACCAGTACTGGCGCCAGCAGCTTGGCAAGTACGGTCTCAGTGGTGATTCCCAGACTGCCTTGATGGGTACTCTGTCTGAGGGTCAGAAGAGTCGTATCGTCTTCGCTCTGCTTGCCATTGAGAGCCCCAACATGTTGCTTCTTGACGAGCCTACCAACGGTCTGGATATCCCTACCATTGACAGTTTGGCAGACGCCATCAACGCTTTCAGCGGAGGTGTTATCGTCGTGTCCCACGACTTCCG